GCTCAAGACGTCCTTCAACGAAGGCGACGGCCGGGTCCCAACGCTCGGCATCAAGGGGGGTGTGTCGCTGCCGGCGGAAAAAGGCGGCCAGACCGCGATCCTGGCGACCGTCATCGCGGAATGGGCATTCGAGCCGTTCACGGTCTTCGCCAACGCGGGGGCCGACATCGGGACGCACCTGGCCGGGAACGACGAGAGGGAGACTTTGTACCGTGCCAGCGTGGCCGGCGCCTGGGAGATCCGGGAGAGCCTGAATCTGGTGTCCGAGCTGTTGTGGGAAAAACCGTCCTCCGCCGGCGCCTCCGTGGAGTTGCTGGCGGGGTTGCAGCGCGGGATCACCGACGCGTTGACCGTCGATGCCGGCGTCCGATGGGGAATCGACAGCGACGCCCCCGATGTGACGTACCTCCTCGGATTCACCCTGGCCTTCCAGGGAACCAGGTAGGGAGGCGACACCATGCACATGGCGGATGCATTGCTGTCCCCCGCCGTGGGGGGGACGTTTTGGGCGGGAACGGCGGCGACGATCGGTTACGCGTCGAAGCGGTTGAAGCAGGGGATCGACGACCGGAAGATCCCGCTGATGGGTGTGCTGGGCGCCTTCATCTTCGCCTCCCAGATGATCAACTTCACGATTCCGGGAACCGGCTCGAGCGGGCACCTCGGCGGGGGCATGATCCTGGCGATCCTCCTCGGACCGCACGCCGCCTTCCTCGTCATGGCCTCCGTCCTGACGGTGCAGGGGCTATTCTTCGCGGACGGAGGGTTGCTGGCGCTCGGCTGCAACGTCTGGAACCTCGGGATCTACCCCTGCTATGTCGCGTATCCGCTGGTCTACAGGCCGCTGGCCGGCGACGGAAGCAGCCCGCGACGCATTTTCGCGGCGTCGCTCGTCGGCGCCGTCGGCGCGCTCCAGCTCGGCGCCTTGTCGGTCGCCCTGCAGACGCACCTTTCGGGAAAGTCCGAGCTTCCGTTCGGCTCCTTCCTCCTGCTGATGCAGCCGATCCACCTGGCCATCGGGATCGTCGAGGGACTCGTGACGGCGGGCGTGGTTTCCTTCGTCCGCGCGCTCCGTCCGGAGATCCTCGATGCTTCCGCCGCCCGGGGCTCGATCCCCGCGAGCGCCTCCCTCAGGACCGTCCTGGTCGGGTTCATCGCGCTGGCCGCCGTGACCGGCGGCGCGCTTTCCTGGTTCGCCTCCGCCCATCCCGACGGGCTCGAATGGTCGATCGAAAGGATCACGGGGAAAGCGGAACTCCAGGAACGGGAGCACGGCGTTTCCGCCGCCCTCAAGGAGCTGCAGGAGAAGACCGCCATTCTGCCCGACTACGGCTTCAGGACGCCGGAGGCCGAAGCGGGAAAGCCGGAGGAAACTCCCTCCTGGCCGTCGGTCGACGCGGGCTCCACGGTCTCGGGGCTGGTCGGCGGCATCCTGGTCCTGGCGATGGCGATGCTCGTCGGGTGGGCCGTGCGCGCCCTGCGGAGGCGCCGGGCCGGATGACCCTGGAAGCCGCGTATTCCGACATCGGCCGGCTGGACCGCCTGTCCTACCTGGACACGGCGGTCCACCGGCTGGACCCGCGCGCCAAGGTGATCGCGACGATGCTCTTCGTGGTCGCCGTCGTTTCGTTCCCGAGATATGAAGTCCTGTCGCTGCTCCCGTTCTTCCTGTTCCCGCTGCTCGTGGGCGCTTTCGGGGACATCCCGGCCGGCTTCATCGCAAGGAAGGTGGCGGCGGTCTCCCCGTTCGCCGTGTTCGTCGGCATGTTCAACCCGTTGCTGGACCCTGGAATCGTGGCCGTTTCCCCGGGGTTTTCGGTCTCCGCCGGTTGGGTCTCCTTCGCCTCGATCCTCGTGAAGTTCGCGCTGACGGTCAGCGCGGCGCTCCTGCTGATCGCGACGACCTCCTTTCCCGGCATCTGCCGCGGCCTGCGCCGTCTGGGCTTCCCCGCCCTCTTCGTCTCCCAGCTCCTCTTCCTGTACCGGTACCTCTTCGTCCTCGTCGAGGA
The sequence above is a segment of the Thermodesulfobacteriota bacterium genome. Coding sequences within it:
- a CDS encoding transporter, translated to MKRSGAAVAAAAAICLAVLAGTGRDALAGHPFGTEDAGTQGKGNVEVEFNLERRNGSDGSRTTSLGNGITMGVAPKVDLAVGYSYDFAKDPAGVRTRGMGDVEAQLKTSFNEGDGRVPTLGIKGGVSLPAEKGGQTAILATVIAEWAFEPFTVFANAGADIGTHLAGNDERETLYRASVAGAWEIRESLNLVSELLWEKPSSAGASVELLAGLQRGITDALTVDAGVRWGIDSDAPDVTYLLGFTLAFQGTR
- a CDS encoding energy-coupling factor ABC transporter permease, whose protein sequence is MHMADALLSPAVGGTFWAGTAATIGYASKRLKQGIDDRKIPLMGVLGAFIFASQMINFTIPGTGSSGHLGGGMILAILLGPHAAFLVMASVLTVQGLFFADGGLLALGCNVWNLGIYPCYVAYPLVYRPLAGDGSSPRRIFAASLVGAVGALQLGALSVALQTHLSGKSELPFGSFLLLMQPIHLAIGIVEGLVTAGVVSFVRALRPEILDASAARGSIPASASLRTVLVGFIALAAVTGGALSWFASAHPDGLEWSIERITGKAELQEREHGVSAALKELQEKTAILPDYGFRTPEAEAGKPEETPSWPSVDAGSTVSGLVGGILVLAMAMLVGWAVRALRRRRAG
- the cbiQ gene encoding cobalt ECF transporter T component CbiQ, whose translation is MTLEAAYSDIGRLDRLSYLDTAVHRLDPRAKVIATMLFVVAVVSFPRYEVLSLLPFFLFPLLVGAFGDIPAGFIARKVAAVSPFAVFVGMFNPLLDPGIVAVSPGFSVSAGWVSFASILVKFALTVSAALLLIATTSFPGICRGLRRLGFPALFVSQLLFLYRYLFVLVEEAIRVVRARDMRSFGRRGTGARVFVRIVGTLFLRTVERAERIYGAMLARGFRGEGPSMRPETLRPADAVFVLSSAAWFALCRFVPVPQAIGRLVRGLAG